Part of the Polyangiaceae bacterium genome, CGTCCTCCGGACCGAGGGCGGCCAGCGCCGCCGACAGCGCCATCACCCCGGCGTCGTCGGTCACCGCCGTCACGCGCCCGCCGAGCCCGCGCCAGGCGTCGTGGTTCACGCGGGCGTCACCCTTCAGGTGCTGCGCCTCCCCCAGGAGGTACACCTCCGCGGGGTGGCCTTGGGCGAGCAGCCGGCGCGCAACCACGAAGCCGTCGCCGCCGTTGTTGCCGCCGCCAGCCACGATCACGATCTCTGCCTGCCGGTCGCCGAGCGCGCGGAGCACGATGCCTGCCGCGTTGCGCCCGGCGTTCTCCATCAGGATGACACCCGGCACGCGGCACGCCTCGATGGCGTGGCGGTCGAATTCGCGCATCTGCTCGCGGGACAGCACGGGGATCATGCGCCACCTGCCTCGAGGACGACCACGGCGACGGCCACGCCGCCGTCGTGGCTGATGGAAACCAAGCTTCGGCTCACCGCCAGGCGCTCGAGGTGGGGCAGCGCCGGACCGTGCGCGACCAGCTCCGGCGCGCCGTTCGCCGCGCGGCGCACCTCGACGTCGTGCCACCACACGTCCTTCGGAGCGCCGAGCGCCTTGCTGAAGGCCTCCTTCGCCGCGAAGCGTCCGGCCAGCG contains:
- the acpS gene encoding holo-ACP synthase; this encodes MIVGLGIDACSVPRIASALERFGERFWERVLTPRERVDLAARKADRATALAGRFAAKEAFSKALGAPKDVWWHDVEVRRAANGAPELVAHGPALPHLERLAVSRSLVSISHDGGVAVAVVVLEAGGA